The following coding sequences lie in one Glycine max cultivar Williams 82 chromosome 19, Glycine_max_v4.0, whole genome shotgun sequence genomic window:
- the LOC100776159 gene encoding RNA demethylase ALKBH10B produces MAAVPASRTDPPPAMVQPPLLVSDPFAKDAILAWFHGEFAAANAIIDALCGHLAHLAAASSDYDAAFAAIHRRRLNWIPVIQMQKYHSIADVTLELRRVAEKKSEHEAAKKSESSFEEEGKLEKETAENGGNDGDDDAAPEYDSPDSEITDSGSQEMQPSVMNNNICSNHEECEGRSSQIKLTKGFTAKESVKGHMVNVVKGLKLYEDVFSESEICKLTDFVKEIHAAAQNGELSGETFILFNKQMKGNKRELIQLGVPIFRQIKDDNKSNIEPIPALLHDVIDHLIQWKLIPEYKRPNGCIINFFEEGEFSQPFLKPPHLDQPLSTLLLSESTMAFGRILMSENDGNYKGPLMLSLKEGSLLVMRGNSADMARHVMCPSPNRRVSITFFRVRPDSNQCQSPTPTMTTAMTLWQPSIASPFTLPNGPLSGYEAMNMMPQLGILSAPMVMLAPMRPMAANTHKLPRGGTGVFLPWKGSARKHARHLPPRAQKGRLMELPSPVESHTGESISEPSIAVEG; encoded by the exons ATGGCGGCTGTCCCAGCATCGCGGACCGATCCACCACCGGCAATGGTGCAGCCGCCGCTGCTCGTCTCTGACCCCTTCGCCAAGGACGCCATTCTCGCCTGGTTCCACGGCGAGTTCGCCGCCGCCAACGCCATCATCGACGCCCTCTGCGGCCACCTCGCGCATCTCGCCGCCGCATCCTCAGACTACGACGCCGCTTTCGCCGCCATCCACCGCCGCCGCCTCAACTGGATCCCCGTCATCCAGATGCAGAAGTATCATTCCATCGCCGACGTCACTCTCGAGCTCCGCAGAGTCGCCGAGAAGAAAAGCGAGCACGAAGCAGCGAAAAAAAGCGAGAGCAGCTTCGAAGAGGAAGGGAAATTGGAGAAGGAAACGGCGGAAAACGGCGGAAACGACGGTGATGACGATGCCGCGCCGGAGTATGATTCGCCGGACAGTGAAATTACCGATTCAG GATCTCAGGAAATGCAACCCAGTGTGATGAACAACAACATATGTTCTAATCATGAAGAATGCGAAGGACGTTCTTCACAGATAAAGCTGACAAAAGGTTTCACAGCAAAGGAGTCCGTGAAGGGGCATATG gtgaatgttgtgaaaggATTAAAGTTGTATGAGGATGTTTTCtctgaatcagaaatctgcaaGCTGACTGATTTTGTGAAGGAGATTCATGCTGCTGCCCAGAACGGGGAGCTCTCAG GTGAAACTTTTATACTGTTCAACAAACAGATGAAGGGAAACAAGAGAGAGCTGATTCAGTTGGGTGTTCCGATATTTAGACAGATAAAGGACGATAACAAAA GCAATATAGAACCGATTCCAGCACTTCTTCATGATGTCATTGATCACCTTATTCAATGGAAATTAATTCCAGAGTACAAAAGGCCAAATGGTTGTATCATCAACTTTTTTGAAGAG gGGGAATTTTCTCAGCCATTCCTGAAACCACCGCATTTGGACCAACCTCTATCCACACTTCTTCTGTCTGAATCAACTATGGCTTTTGGGCGTATCCTTATGAGTGAAAATGATGGGAACTACAAGGGTCCACTCATGCTCTCATTGAAGGAGGG GTCTCTTTTAGTGATGAGAGGAAACAGTGCTGACATGGCAAGGCACGTAATGTGTCCATCCCCTAACAGAAGGGTGAGCATTACCTTCTTTAGAGTGAGGCCAGACTCCAATCAATGCCAATCACCAACTCCCACCATGACAACTGCGATGACTCTTTGGCAACCTAGCATTGCTAGCCCATTTACTTTGCCAAACGGACCTCTAAGTGGCTATGAGGCTATGAATATGATGCCCCAGTTGGGAATACTTAGTGCTCCAATGGTCATGTTAGCTCCTATGCGCCCTATGGCAGCAAACACTCACAAACTTCCTCGAGGTGGAACTGGGGTTTTCTTGCCTTGGAAGGGGTCAGCCAGAAAACATGCAAGGCATCTTCCACCGCGTGCTCAAAAAGGACGCCTTATGGAATTACCCTCCCCAGTTGAATCACACACGGGAGAGTCCATTTCTGAACCCAGCATTGCTGTTGAAGGATAG